A genomic region of Thermodesulfitimonas autotrophica contains the following coding sequences:
- a CDS encoding mannose-1-phosphate guanyltransferase, whose protein sequence is MKAIIMAGGEGSRLRPLTCNRPKPMVPVVNRPIMAYCIDLLKKCGIREIGVTLRYLPEAIQDYFGDGSEFGVRLHYFVEENPLGTAGSVKNAAPFLDQTFLVVSGDALTDVNLLEAVNFHRQRGALATIVLTRVKCPLEYGVVITGETGRIRRFLEKPGWGEVFSDTVNTGIYVLEPEALDYFAAGQPFDFSQDLFPLLLREKKPLYGVVLDGYWCDIGGLEAYLRAHEDVLSGRAKVSLPGREVRPQVWAEEGAVIDDGARIEGPAAIGAHTQIGPGAYVGRYSVIGTGCTVQAGASIKRSVVWDHCFIGRGAALRGAVLGNRVQVQANAGVYEGAVVGDHSVIKERSLLKPKVKLWPHKFVDTGTTVSDSLVWGNGVRRNLFGSEGVSGLANIEITPEFTARLGSAFGAVLKEGATVAISSDAYPVSGMAKAALAAGLQSVGLKVRDFGSGTTPMHRFGVRNFGLSGGVHVKFSTQDPDKLRLIFTDAAGADISRGTERKIEQLYYREDFPRAPVFKVEALQYLPGVPEAYLRSLCEYASDQLKDAALKLVLLYEETNLGRFITALSRELGVTVLSYNREGPASRPRQWQEYQDILPSLCAAVVEKGADGGAVIDANADYMILIDERGRIIQDDLFTAILALVALKQRGGPVVVPVTAPRAIDALAARYRAEVVRTKAARQDLWKQALMAQAYEALLHFDALAALVRIFSFTAEQGITLGDLVDEVPAYFVTRREVPVSWETKGMVIRRLIEEKPQQELELIDGVKVYHPDGWALILPDPEEPVCRVFSEGASMEIAESLAEFYTQKIKELLED, encoded by the coding sequence TTGAAGGCGATCATTATGGCTGGCGGCGAGGGGTCCCGCCTGCGCCCTTTGACCTGCAACCGGCCCAAGCCGATGGTTCCCGTGGTCAACCGGCCGATTATGGCCTACTGCATCGACCTCCTGAAAAAATGCGGCATTCGGGAGATCGGCGTGACGCTCCGCTACTTACCCGAGGCGATTCAGGATTACTTTGGCGACGGCAGCGAATTTGGGGTTCGCCTGCACTACTTCGTCGAGGAGAATCCCCTCGGTACGGCGGGCAGCGTTAAGAACGCCGCCCCTTTCCTCGACCAGACCTTCCTCGTGGTGAGCGGCGATGCGTTAACCGACGTAAACCTCCTCGAGGCGGTTAACTTTCACCGGCAGCGCGGCGCGCTCGCTACTATCGTTCTCACCCGGGTCAAATGCCCCCTCGAGTACGGCGTGGTGATCACGGGCGAAACGGGGCGTATCCGGCGGTTCCTCGAAAAACCGGGGTGGGGTGAGGTTTTCAGCGATACCGTGAATACCGGCATTTACGTCCTGGAGCCTGAAGCCCTCGACTATTTCGCGGCGGGGCAGCCCTTCGATTTCAGCCAGGACCTTTTTCCGCTTCTCCTCCGGGAGAAAAAGCCGCTCTACGGGGTTGTCCTCGACGGTTACTGGTGCGACATCGGGGGCTTGGAGGCTTACCTCCGGGCGCACGAAGACGTTCTCTCCGGCAGGGCAAAAGTTAGTCTGCCCGGGCGGGAGGTTCGGCCCCAGGTCTGGGCCGAAGAAGGCGCGGTGATCGATGATGGTGCCCGCATTGAGGGGCCAGCGGCGATCGGCGCGCACACGCAGATCGGGCCGGGGGCCTATGTTGGCAGGTATTCGGTGATCGGCACCGGTTGCACCGTTCAAGCCGGGGCCAGCATCAAACGGAGCGTCGTCTGGGACCACTGTTTTATCGGGCGGGGGGCAGCCCTCCGCGGCGCCGTTTTAGGGAACAGAGTGCAGGTGCAGGCCAACGCCGGCGTTTATGAAGGGGCGGTTGTCGGCGACCATTCGGTGATCAAGGAGCGTAGCCTTTTAAAGCCCAAAGTCAAACTCTGGCCGCATAAGTTTGTGGATACGGGAACCACGGTAAGCGATAGCCTTGTCTGGGGAAACGGTGTCCGGCGCAACCTCTTTGGAAGCGAGGGAGTAAGCGGTCTGGCGAACATTGAGATCACGCCCGAGTTCACCGCCCGCCTGGGGAGCGCGTTCGGTGCCGTGTTGAAGGAAGGGGCCACCGTAGCCATTTCGAGCGACGCCTACCCGGTTTCGGGGATGGCGAAGGCGGCGCTCGCCGCGGGCTTGCAGTCGGTCGGCCTGAAAGTGCGCGATTTCGGCTCTGGAACGACGCCGATGCACCGTTTTGGGGTGCGGAATTTCGGGCTAAGCGGCGGCGTGCACGTCAAGTTCTCGACCCAGGATCCCGACAAACTCCGGCTAATTTTCACCGACGCGGCCGGTGCGGACATCTCCCGCGGCACCGAACGCAAGATCGAGCAGCTTTACTACCGCGAGGATTTTCCCCGGGCGCCGGTTTTCAAAGTGGAAGCGCTGCAGTACCTTCCTGGCGTGCCGGAGGCCTACCTGCGGTCGCTTTGCGAATATGCTTCGGACCAGCTTAAAGACGCGGCGCTGAAGTTGGTGCTCCTTTATGAGGAGACCAACCTGGGGCGCTTCATCACCGCGCTGAGCCGCGAGTTGGGCGTCACCGTTTTGAGCTACAACCGGGAAGGCCCAGCCAGCCGCCCCCGGCAATGGCAGGAATACCAGGATATCCTGCCGTCACTCTGCGCGGCCGTGGTGGAGAAGGGGGCGGATGGCGGCGCGGTGATCGACGCCAACGCCGATTACATGATCCTAATAGACGAGCGCGGCAGGATCATCCAGGACGACCTCTTCACCGCCATTTTGGCCCTCGTCGCTCTGAAACAGCGCGGCGGTCCCGTCGTCGTGCCGGTCACGGCGCCGCGGGCCATCGACGCGCTCGCCGCGCGCTACCGGGCAGAAGTGGTGCGCACCAAGGCTGCGCGCCAGGATCTCTGGAAACAGGCGCTCATGGCCCAGGCCTACGAGGCGCTGCTCCATTTTGACGCCCTGGCGGCCCTGGTGCGCATCTTTTCCTTTACCGCCGAGCAAGGGATAACCCTCGGCGACCTTGTTGACGAGGTGCCGGCTTACTTTGTCACCCGGCGCGAGGTTCCGGTTTCCTGGGAAACCAAGGGCATGGTCATCCGCCGGCTCATCGAGGAAAAGCCGCAGCAGGAACTCGAGCTCATCGACGGCGTAAAGGTTTACCACCCCGACGGCTGGGCGCTCATCCTCCCGGACCCCGAAGAGCCGGTCTGCCGCGTCTTCAGCGAGGGCGCCTCGATGGAGATCGCTGAATCGCTCGCCGAGTTTTATACGCAGAAGATTAAAGAGCTGCTGGAAGATTAG
- a CDS encoding class I SAM-dependent methyltransferase, with protein MTEQLLTPEFWARAWEEAAKNSPTGRRWRYSEAEQIENWNRRAASFARQTAGAGAVKQREKVLALLREEGALRPGIRVLDIGAGPGNFALPLARVAAEVVALEPAPAMLRLLQERAAQEGIANITCVAATWEEIDLDRQGWRNGFDLVFASMSPGVQSAAMLDKMIAASREFCYYSSFAGPRWDAARVDLWRQFFGEELNPGRAEIIYPFLYLYTTGYRPLLCFTTEELRGESPADEYIAELTSFFDQYMVLTPAIRETIAAYIRARAPEGLYRYRRRICSGMMLWRCTALPGR; from the coding sequence GTGACGGAGCAACTGCTGACGCCGGAATTTTGGGCGCGGGCCTGGGAGGAGGCGGCGAAAAACAGCCCGACCGGCCGCCGGTGGCGCTACAGCGAGGCGGAGCAGATCGAAAACTGGAACCGCCGCGCCGCAAGCTTTGCGCGGCAAACGGCCGGCGCGGGCGCCGTAAAGCAGCGGGAGAAGGTGCTGGCGCTGCTCCGCGAGGAGGGGGCGCTGCGCCCGGGCATCCGGGTGCTCGATATCGGCGCCGGACCGGGGAACTTCGCCCTGCCGCTCGCCCGGGTCGCCGCCGAAGTGGTGGCTTTAGAGCCGGCTCCCGCGATGCTGCGTCTCCTGCAGGAAAGGGCGGCGCAGGAAGGGATCGCTAACATCACCTGCGTCGCGGCCACCTGGGAGGAGATCGACCTCGACCGGCAGGGGTGGCGGAACGGCTTCGATCTCGTTTTCGCCTCGATGAGCCCCGGTGTGCAAAGCGCCGCGATGCTCGACAAGATGATCGCTGCCTCCCGGGAGTTCTGCTACTACAGCTCCTTCGCCGGACCCCGCTGGGATGCGGCGCGCGTTGACCTCTGGCGCCAATTCTTCGGCGAGGAGCTGAACCCCGGCCGCGCCGAGATCATCTACCCGTTCCTTTACCTCTATACCACGGGCTACCGGCCGCTCCTCTGTTTCACCACCGAAGAACTCCGGGGTGAGAGCCCCGCTGACGAATACATCGCCGAACTCACGTCCTTTTTCGACCAGTACATGGTGCTAACCCCGGCCATCCGGGAAACAATCGCCGCCTACATCCGCGCCCGGGCCCCGGAGGGCCTCTACCGCTACCGGCGCCGCATCTGCTCCGGGATGATGCTCTGGCGCTGCACCGCTCTCCCCGGGCGGTAG
- a CDS encoding type I restriction-modification system subunit M produces MAKKKNVAKNGNGDLEFADRLWAAANRLRGTVEAAEYKHIILGLLFLKYLSDAFENRHKFLLRAVNDPANTEYYVKEAPAEYIASVAEDKDEYLAANVFWIPPRARWSYLLANAHQPNLGRLIDEAMAAIELLGDTFTNDLHPDLRADFVITNPPFNMKEWGADKVAGDIRLKFGQPPNTNANYMWIQHFIHHLAPNGRAGFVMANGSLSVGGTEGEIRKKDFWEEKGGDCRITAAVDALL; encoded by the coding sequence ATGGCGAAGAAGAAAAACGTAGCGAAAAACGGTAACGGCGACCTGGAGTTCGCTGACCGGCTGTGGGCGGCGGCCAACCGGCTGCGGGGCACGGTGGAGGCGGCGGAATACAAGCACATCATCCTCGGGCTGCTCTTTCTCAAGTACCTCTCCGACGCCTTCGAAAACAGGCATAAGTTCCTGCTGCGGGCCGTGAACGATCCCGCCAACACGGAATACTACGTCAAAGAAGCGCCGGCGGAGTACATCGCTTCGGTAGCGGAAGATAAGGACGAGTACCTCGCCGCCAACGTCTTCTGGATCCCACCCCGGGCCCGCTGGTCTTACCTTTTGGCCAACGCCCACCAGCCAAATCTCGGCCGGCTGATTGACGAGGCGATGGCGGCCATCGAGCTCCTCGGCGACACCTTCACCAACGACCTGCACCCGGACCTGCGCGCCGACTTCGTCATCACCAACCCGCCCTTCAATATGAAGGAGTGGGGTGCGGACAAGGTGGCCGGCGATATCCGCCTCAAATTCGGCCAGCCGCCAAACACCAACGCCAACTATATGTGGATCCAACACTTCATCCACCACTTAGCTCCCAACGGCCGGGCCGGCTTCGTTATGGCCAACGGCTCCCTTTCCGTGGGCGGCACGGAGGGAGAGATCCGCAAAAAGGATTTTTGGGAGGAAAAAGGTGGGGATTGCCGAATAACAGCAGCAGTCGATGCTCTCCTTTAA
- the radC gene encoding RadC family protein produces the protein MASRKKQYVRAIVNWPKDDRPREKLLKHGAHMLSNAELLAILIRTGVKGSSAVDLGRELLQKFKTLRQMSACDIAAFRQIKGLSTAKIAQIKAAVELGRRMMSEERALGRTIRSSSDVIDFLTPLLRDLKHEVFKAILIDQGNRVIDVVDIDEGDVTKAHPSIRKIMLCAAQAYATGLITVHNHPSGDPTPSEQDKLLTRDLVVAGRVMEIRVFDHLIIGDGRYFSFADEGLIEEYERQALILNP, from the coding sequence ATGGCTTCCAGAAAAAAGCAATATGTACGAGCGATTGTTAACTGGCCGAAAGACGACAGGCCGCGCGAGAAGCTGCTCAAGCACGGGGCGCATATGTTAAGTAATGCTGAATTACTGGCGATTTTGATCCGCACTGGTGTTAAAGGTTCCAGCGCGGTTGATCTGGGGCGAGAACTACTACAAAAGTTCAAGACGCTGCGCCAAATGAGCGCCTGTGATATTGCCGCATTCCGCCAAATCAAAGGCCTAAGCACCGCCAAGATCGCCCAAATCAAAGCAGCTGTTGAATTGGGCCGTCGGATGATGAGCGAAGAGCGTGCCCTGGGGAGGACAATCCGTTCGTCTTCCGATGTGATTGATTTCCTGACGCCTTTACTGCGCGACCTCAAGCACGAAGTGTTTAAAGCAATCTTAATAGATCAAGGCAACAGGGTGATAGACGTGGTGGATATTGACGAAGGTGATGTTACGAAAGCCCATCCGTCCATACGCAAGATCATGTTGTGTGCGGCGCAAGCCTATGCTACCGGGCTGATTACCGTCCACAATCACCCTTCGGGTGACCCAACACCAAGCGAGCAAGATAAACTCCTAACCCGTGATCTGGTGGTTGCCGGGAGGGTAATGGAAATTCGTGTTTTTGATCATCTGATCATTGGTGATGGGCGCTATTTCAGTTTTGCGGATGAGGGGTTAATAGAAGAGTACGAAAGACAAGCCCTCATACTGAACCCTTAG
- a CDS encoding ATP-dependent nuclease: MRLCNLRIKNYRSIVDSGDIRIEPFQIFVGENNAGKSNILKAIDVFLAPGAGGVQESNFFDKSQPIVITCMFTGLTPEERRALRPYLLGDKLILEKHLVAQTEEKTGKVKVVAEYHGYVAKPKDWWLSVEGVIAEKGDKPNWRQVAEENGILEYVSRDGKVTKASYEAGLRRLLQERDDVEYEDPTPGNSQALGLQPVLLSHLPGFYLLPAITDYSNEIDRRSSSTVFRRLMGDLADRIIKTDPRYSEIELSLQRIKNLLNPPESGEDRPEDLKRLDVLSKIEETLQKTIVRLMPSVNSVCLKVMMEGTRDLFLQGVSLKVDDGVLTDVLEKGHGLQRSVVFGLLQTLIMNQRGQLLPLGEGETESFRPIILAIEEPELYIHPQMQRLVFGVLREFSESDQVIYTTHSPAFVDVADYHCIGVTRKDTVEAGTHVYQCDPGVLGSPEEKKGFQFLNSFGLEQNQLFFAKKVILVEGEQDSIAIMSAGRKLGLFKEFPEEIGYTIIIAGNKQEIPKFQKLLNAFQLPYIVWLELDGKSEEDDENIRIINLLNGNRCVKLPQRLEDLVDHSGHFGSTYHAKKYFENPDNITNELEKRVKELFQ, translated from the coding sequence GTGAGACTTTGTAACTTGCGCATTAAGAATTATCGCTCGATTGTTGACTCAGGCGATATTCGTATTGAGCCGTTTCAGATCTTTGTCGGCGAAAATAACGCAGGTAAGTCTAATATCTTAAAAGCAATTGACGTTTTCCTTGCACCAGGGGCGGGTGGAGTCCAAGAAAGTAATTTTTTCGATAAATCACAGCCCATTGTAATTACTTGTATGTTTACTGGCTTAACCCCAGAGGAACGTAGGGCACTTCGCCCGTACCTTTTGGGTGACAAATTAATTTTAGAAAAGCATCTCGTAGCACAAACGGAAGAAAAGACCGGAAAGGTTAAAGTAGTGGCAGAGTATCACGGATACGTTGCTAAGCCAAAGGATTGGTGGCTATCTGTTGAGGGCGTAATCGCCGAAAAAGGAGACAAGCCGAACTGGCGTCAAGTGGCAGAAGAAAATGGTATTTTGGAATACGTATCTCGAGATGGAAAAGTAACTAAAGCAAGCTATGAAGCGGGGTTACGACGCTTGTTGCAAGAGCGGGACGATGTTGAATATGAGGACCCTACTCCTGGAAACAGCCAAGCCCTTGGACTTCAACCTGTTCTTTTGAGTCACTTGCCAGGTTTTTACTTATTACCTGCAATTACGGATTATTCTAACGAGATAGACCGCCGGTCTTCCTCAACCGTTTTCCGGCGGCTTATGGGGGATTTAGCAGACAGAATCATAAAAACGGACCCCCGCTACTCTGAAATAGAGTTATCACTACAAAGGATTAAGAACCTGCTGAACCCGCCGGAAAGTGGCGAAGACCGACCGGAAGATTTGAAGAGGCTGGATGTACTCTCGAAGATTGAAGAAACGCTCCAAAAGACGATTGTTAGGCTTATGCCCTCTGTAAATTCCGTATGTCTTAAGGTCATGATGGAAGGGACAAGGGATTTATTTTTGCAAGGTGTTTCCCTTAAAGTAGATGACGGAGTTTTAACAGATGTATTAGAGAAAGGACACGGGCTACAAAGAAGCGTCGTCTTTGGACTATTACAGACTTTAATCATGAATCAACGGGGACAATTGTTGCCATTAGGTGAAGGTGAAACAGAATCTTTCCGGCCAATTATTTTGGCAATTGAAGAACCTGAGCTATATATACACCCCCAAATGCAAAGATTAGTTTTTGGCGTACTTCGCGAGTTCTCAGAGTCTGATCAAGTTATCTATACCACGCACTCCCCTGCCTTTGTTGATGTAGCAGATTACCACTGCATTGGAGTTACGAGAAAAGATACTGTCGAAGCCGGGACACATGTATACCAGTGTGATCCAGGCGTACTGGGATCTCCCGAGGAAAAGAAAGGGTTTCAATTCTTAAATAGCTTTGGATTAGAACAAAACCAGTTATTCTTTGCTAAGAAAGTTATCTTGGTTGAAGGAGAACAAGACAGTATAGCGATTATGTCGGCAGGGAGAAAGCTTGGACTATTCAAGGAGTTTCCAGAAGAGATTGGCTATACGATTATAATAGCCGGCAATAAACAAGAAATCCCTAAATTTCAGAAGTTACTGAATGCGTTTCAGCTTCCTTATATTGTTTGGCTTGAATTGGATGGTAAAAGTGAAGAAGACGATGAAAATATAAGGATTATTAATCTACTAAATGGGAATCGATGCGTTAAGTTACCTCAGCGGCTGGAAGATCTTGTAGACCACAGCGGTCATTTCGGAAGCACGTATCATGCCAAGAAATACTTTGAGAACCCAGATAATATTACCAATGAATTAGAAAAACGAGTTAAGGAACTCTTTCAATAG
- a CDS encoding site-specific DNA-methyltransferase produces the protein MSSLTDSQRKHIIELLEQGAELPLDYKHLLFPPERQEYELVYAGKKREEDILAETMGVPLQPIRAFGGNGDGWHNMLIFGDNLQAMKTLLKMKEQGRLINPDGSRGVKLVYIDPPFGTGNEYGPANGEISYSAKVQGARFIEFLRKRLIFIRELLADTGSVFVRLDYHFGHYLKVIMDEVFGQHNFRNEIVISRVKRSLRNLTRFNVSVESLYFYSKSSNYYFNNPETSRRCYYCGAEKEPQWLDMVSPGLRNPPERIIFGKKYLPRRGRHFTFTQERIDELAREGRVRINPDISYYDLNGNLVKGRPEYLQTESVPVDNNWTDLKGYAFTTGYPTENSEELLERVIITASEVGDIVLDAFAGSGTTLAVAEKLGRRWIGIDCGKLAIYTIQKRMLNLKSEIGNKGKPLKPKPFVLYNAGLYDFARLKELPWEGWRSYALGLFQCQDKPHKVAGIELDGYRGGDDVLVFNHTLGGGVVLDYGFIDDLHAQIGSRIGPRFFIIAPAASVAFLEDYIDKGCTRYYILRIPYSIINELHNCDFEAITQPVDEAQVNETVEAVGFDFIRPPKVECEYFVRRREGGGTKDAVVKIKTFKSEALAKGASSKGNLETLSMVLVDYNYPYDPARKGKEPFPPFQLDAVFFASDIQAAGWEVRMPFDLLGEYIMVIYIDIYGNEYTEVKASADFVENIGE, from the coding sequence ATGTCCAGCCTCACTGATTCTCAACGTAAACATATCATAGAACTCCTGGAACAAGGTGCCGAGTTACCCTTGGATTATAAGCACTTATTGTTTCCGCCCGAGCGTCAGGAGTATGAGCTGGTGTACGCCGGCAAAAAGCGCGAAGAAGATATCCTGGCTGAAACGATGGGGGTGCCCCTGCAGCCGATCCGCGCCTTTGGCGGCAACGGCGATGGTTGGCACAATATGCTCATCTTTGGTGATAACCTTCAGGCAATGAAAACTCTCCTGAAAATGAAGGAACAGGGGCGACTGATAAATCCTGACGGTTCGCGGGGAGTGAAACTGGTCTATATTGACCCACCATTTGGAACAGGTAATGAGTATGGGCCAGCAAATGGTGAGATATCTTACTCAGCAAAAGTTCAAGGAGCTAGGTTTATTGAATTTCTTAGAAAGAGACTTATCTTTATCAGAGAATTACTCGCAGATACCGGTAGTGTTTTTGTTAGGTTAGATTATCACTTCGGACACTACTTAAAAGTAATAATGGACGAAGTTTTTGGCCAACACAATTTTAGAAACGAAATCGTCATTAGTAGGGTGAAGAGATCTTTACGAAATCTGACTAGATTCAATGTGAGTGTCGAATCATTATATTTTTACTCCAAAAGTTCTAACTACTACTTTAACAATCCTGAAACTTCTCGGAGATGCTATTATTGCGGAGCGGAGAAGGAACCACAGTGGTTGGACATGGTTTCTCCTGGTTTGAGAAATCCTCCAGAAAGAATCATTTTCGGTAAGAAGTATCTCCCAAGAAGGGGAAGGCACTTTACCTTTACTCAGGAGCGAATAGACGAATTAGCACGAGAAGGTAGAGTGAGGATTAATCCTGATATCTCTTACTACGACTTAAATGGCAATTTGGTTAAGGGACGCCCAGAATATTTACAAACCGAATCGGTACCAGTTGATAATAACTGGACAGATCTTAAAGGTTATGCCTTTACAACAGGCTATCCAACCGAGAATAGCGAGGAGTTACTAGAACGAGTAATCATTACTGCATCGGAAGTTGGGGATATTGTCCTCGACGCCTTTGCTGGTTCTGGTACAACACTGGCCGTGGCTGAAAAATTGGGCCGCCGCTGGATCGGGATAGATTGCGGTAAACTGGCCATTTATACCATTCAAAAAAGAATGCTTAATCTCAAGAGTGAAATCGGTAATAAAGGCAAGCCGTTAAAGCCTAAGCCATTCGTTCTTTATAACGCAGGCCTATACGACTTTGCACGCCTTAAAGAGCTGCCCTGGGAAGGATGGCGTTCCTATGCACTTGGCCTGTTTCAATGCCAAGATAAACCCCATAAAGTCGCTGGCATTGAACTGGACGGCTATCGCGGTGGCGACGACGTGCTGGTTTTCAATCACACCCTGGGTGGCGGTGTTGTCCTAGACTACGGCTTCATTGATGACTTACACGCCCAGATCGGTTCCAGGATTGGCCCGCGCTTTTTTATTATTGCCCCTGCTGCCAGTGTAGCATTCCTCGAAGACTACATAGATAAGGGGTGTACGCGATATTATATTCTGCGGATACCGTATTCTATTATTAACGAACTTCATAACTGTGATTTTGAAGCCATTACTCAGCCTGTGGATGAGGCACAGGTTAATGAAACGGTTGAAGCAGTTGGTTTCGACTTTATCAGGCCTCCAAAAGTCGAATGTGAATACTTTGTTCGCCGGCGTGAAGGTGGAGGAACCAAAGACGCCGTAGTGAAAATTAAGACTTTCAAGAGTGAGGCACTGGCAAAAGGAGCCAGCTCAAAAGGCAACTTAGAGACCCTCTCTATGGTTTTGGTGGATTATAACTACCCTTACGATCCGGCGCGTAAAGGGAAGGAACCTTTCCCACCGTTCCAACTTGATGCCGTCTTTTTTGCTAGTGATATCCAGGCGGCCGGTTGGGAAGTAAGGATGCCTTTTGATTTATTAGGTGAGTATATCATGGTGATTTATATAGACATTTACGGTAACGAGTATACCGAAGTTAAAGCGTCTGCAGACTTTGTTGAAAATATAGGCGAATAA